From a single Stackebrandtia endophytica genomic region:
- a CDS encoding class I SAM-dependent methyltransferase yields the protein MRPDYTEVFQDPRAVTKYAEETYADGTFSSTVSERQRQWLRGFVSQMFEAPPVQHDFACGTGRAIRMLEGMVSAAHGYDTSAAMLAKAADLGTRARLHLVSPTGVLPTGSDQPNLVTLFRFLLNASEPVRHRAMQFAAGMLPDRDAGLLVCENHGNARSLRHLKAVFGKLDTELWFAELSHGELLELFDQYGFEVVASQGFTLLTRSFYHRAALSWFAPGLDDVVSRRRWSAKLATDVVYVARRKR from the coding sequence ATGCGTCCTGATTACACCGAGGTGTTTCAAGATCCACGAGCGGTCACGAAATACGCCGAGGAGACGTACGCCGACGGCACCTTCTCCTCCACGGTGTCGGAACGGCAACGACAGTGGTTGCGCGGTTTCGTCTCCCAGATGTTCGAGGCTCCCCCGGTTCAACACGACTTCGCCTGCGGCACGGGTCGGGCGATCCGCATGCTGGAGGGCATGGTCAGCGCCGCGCACGGCTACGACACCTCGGCGGCGATGCTGGCCAAGGCCGCCGATCTGGGCACCCGGGCGAGGCTGCACCTGGTCAGTCCGACCGGAGTCCTGCCGACCGGGTCGGATCAACCGAACCTGGTGACGCTGTTCCGGTTTCTGCTCAACGCCTCCGAGCCGGTGCGACATCGGGCGATGCAGTTCGCGGCCGGGATGTTGCCCGACCGCGACGCGGGGTTGCTGGTGTGTGAGAACCACGGCAACGCGCGGTCGCTTCGGCATTTGAAGGCGGTCTTCGGCAAGCTGGACACCGAGTTGTGGTTCGCCGAGTTGAGCCACGGGGAGCTGCTGGAACTGTTCGACCAGTACGGTTTCGAGGTCGTCGCCAGCCAGGGCTTCACCCTGTTGACGCGCAGTTTCTACCATCGTGCGGCACTGTCGTGGTTCGCGCCGGGCTTGGACGATGTGGTGTCTCGGCGCCGCTGGTCGGCGAAGTTGGCCACCGATGTGGTTTACGTGGCGCGCCGCAAGCGGTAG
- a CDS encoding WecB/TagA/CpsF family glycosyltransferase gives MTVGGIAFDAMTAQQVITRVRADLVAGRGGHIVTPNVDIVRQVRQSPKFADQVSCGDLVVADGAPLVWASRLAGTRLPERVAGSDLIWDLSAAAADDERSIYVLGGTPGGERPTSVVAAERLADTFPGLDVAGACTPPMGFESNVAYLDELAEELVEVAPDIVFVGLGFPKQERIITRLAEGLPSAWFLGCGAAVDFVAGRRRRAPVWMQRSGLEWAHRLASEPRRLFVRYVVHDAPVAAGLLLRSGWHGLRHR, from the coding sequence GTGACCGTCGGGGGGATCGCGTTCGACGCGATGACGGCTCAACAGGTGATCACCAGAGTGCGCGCCGACCTGGTGGCCGGTCGAGGTGGCCACATCGTGACGCCCAACGTGGACATCGTCCGCCAGGTCCGGCAGTCCCCCAAGTTCGCCGACCAGGTCTCCTGCGGTGACCTGGTGGTGGCCGACGGCGCGCCGCTGGTCTGGGCGTCCCGGCTGGCGGGAACGAGACTGCCCGAGCGGGTCGCCGGTTCCGACCTGATCTGGGACCTCAGCGCGGCCGCCGCCGATGACGAGCGGAGCATCTACGTCCTGGGGGGAACGCCCGGCGGGGAACGGCCCACGTCGGTGGTGGCGGCTGAACGGTTGGCCGACACGTTTCCCGGGCTGGACGTGGCGGGGGCGTGCACCCCGCCGATGGGTTTCGAATCCAATGTGGCGTACTTGGATGAGTTGGCCGAGGAACTGGTCGAGGTCGCACCCGACATCGTGTTCGTCGGGCTGGGCTTTCCCAAGCAGGAGCGGATCATCACCCGGTTGGCGGAGGGGCTGCCGTCGGCGTGGTTCCTGGGCTGTGGCGCGGCGGTGGACTTCGTGGCGGGGCGTCGACGACGGGCGCCGGTGTGGATGCAACGCAGTGGCCTGGAGTGGGCGCACCGGCTGGCCAGCGAGCCCCGGCGGTTGTTCGTCCGGTACGTGGTGCACGACGCGCCGGTCGCGGCGGGCCTGCTGCTTCGATCGGGCTGGCACGGCTTGCGCCACCGCTGA
- a CDS encoding sulfotransferase — MTDPAARTTVLFIGGLGRSGTTLLERLLGQLPGALPLGEVTHLWERDIRDDESCACGSAFSACEFWQRIGTTAFGGWDGIDIERVSHLRATVDRTRHIPVLAAKELKKPQLDLVREYAWYYHRVYAAAAADARAGVVIDSSKHASLAYVLRWCEEINLKVLHVVRDARGVAHSWTKKVNRPESREQDQMTRYSPARAAMLWNAQNAAFGLLRRRGVEVRRVRYEKLLSDPRGVVSRLANWAGIPATESQLRYIGDDYADLGPSHSAAGNPMRFTVGRIPLRHDDAWIDDMASSHRRIVSTLTRPLLGRYGYLSIEDPQDPPTAADPQPQPDDTSMKAKSPQ; from the coding sequence ATGACAGATCCAGCCGCACGCACCACAGTGCTGTTCATCGGTGGTTTGGGCCGAAGCGGTACGACACTTCTGGAACGTCTTCTCGGTCAGTTGCCGGGGGCACTGCCGCTGGGCGAGGTCACCCACCTGTGGGAACGCGACATTCGCGACGACGAGAGCTGCGCCTGTGGCTCGGCATTCTCCGCCTGCGAATTCTGGCAACGCATCGGAACCACCGCGTTCGGCGGCTGGGACGGCATCGACATCGAACGGGTCAGCCACCTGCGGGCGACCGTCGACCGCACCCGACACATTCCGGTGCTGGCGGCCAAGGAACTCAAGAAACCCCAACTCGACCTGGTTCGCGAATACGCCTGGTACTACCACCGGGTGTACGCCGCAGCCGCCGCCGACGCCCGCGCGGGTGTCGTCATCGATTCGTCGAAACACGCCTCGTTGGCCTACGTCCTGCGGTGGTGCGAAGAGATCAACCTGAAGGTGCTGCACGTGGTGCGGGACGCTCGCGGAGTCGCCCACTCGTGGACAAAGAAGGTGAACCGTCCCGAATCCCGCGAGCAGGATCAGATGACCCGCTACTCCCCCGCCCGCGCCGCGATGCTGTGGAACGCACAGAACGCCGCCTTCGGTCTGCTGCGTCGGCGCGGTGTGGAGGTGCGCCGAGTCCGCTACGAGAAACTCCTCTCCGATCCCCGCGGCGTGGTGAGCCGACTGGCGAACTGGGCGGGGATTCCCGCCACCGAGAGCCAGCTGCGCTACATCGGTGACGACTACGCCGACCTCGGTCCGAGCCATTCGGCGGCCGGGAATCCGATGCGGTTCACCGTCGGACGGATTCCGCTGCGACACGACGACGCCTGGATCGACGACATGGCGAGCTCACACCGCCGCATCGTGTCCACATTGACTCGGCCGCTGCTGGGTCGATACGGCTACCTGAGCATCGAGGACCCCCAAGACCCGCCCACCGCCGCCGACCCGCAACCACAGCCCGATGACACTTCCATGAAAGCGAAGAGCCCGCAATGA
- a CDS encoding glycosyltransferase family 2 protein codes for MNNWPSIGVVIPTHHRPDLMRAALRSVLAQRYPGRLGAVVVYDRSTPDTSLEVTGDRPVRVMKNSRTPGLAGARNTGICALDTDLVAFCDDDDVWLPGKLTAQVAAMQPTTEMTTCAIAVSYQGRTVPRTAGQSIVRHADLLRSRMMMLHSSTFLLRRNAMLGGLGLVAEDAPGSQNEDWDLLLRAARREPIMNVDAPYAKIHWGRSLFQTHYDTKISSLRWMLEQHPELHGSREGAARVYGQLACWHAAVGDRRAALRWAGRATRSQWKEPRAMIGAAAALGIVKVPTVMDLLHRRGRGI; via the coding sequence ATGAACAACTGGCCCTCCATCGGGGTGGTCATACCCACCCACCACCGGCCCGATCTGATGCGCGCGGCGTTGCGATCGGTATTGGCGCAGCGTTATCCGGGGCGGCTGGGTGCGGTCGTCGTGTATGACCGATCCACACCGGACACCTCGTTGGAGGTCACGGGTGACCGCCCGGTGCGGGTGATGAAGAACAGTCGCACCCCGGGACTGGCCGGGGCCCGGAACACCGGAATCTGCGCACTGGACACCGATCTGGTGGCGTTCTGCGATGACGACGACGTCTGGTTGCCCGGCAAACTCACCGCGCAGGTCGCGGCGATGCAGCCGACCACCGAGATGACGACCTGCGCGATCGCGGTGAGCTATCAGGGCCGCACCGTACCGCGAACCGCCGGACAGTCGATCGTGCGCCACGCGGACCTGTTGCGGTCACGGATGATGATGTTGCACTCCTCGACGTTCCTGTTGCGGCGCAATGCCATGCTGGGTGGCTTGGGCCTGGTCGCCGAGGATGCGCCGGGCAGTCAGAACGAGGACTGGGATCTGCTGCTTCGTGCGGCACGGCGTGAACCCATCATGAACGTGGACGCCCCCTACGCCAAGATCCACTGGGGAAGGTCGCTGTTCCAGACCCACTACGACACCAAGATCTCCTCGCTGCGCTGGATGCTCGAACAGCACCCGGAACTGCACGGCTCACGGGAGGGGGCCGCACGTGTCTACGGCCAACTGGCCTGCTGGCACGCCGCCGTCGGTGACCGCAGGGCCGCGCTTCGCTGGGCCGGACGCGCCACGCGGTCACAGTGGAAGGAGCCACGCGCCATGATCGGTGCGGCGGCGGCACTGGGCATAGTCAAGGTGCCCACGGTGATGGACCTGCTGCACCGACGCGGCCGGGGGATCTGA
- a CDS encoding class I SAM-dependent methyltransferase: MTESPVTRDGSPVEVYLNLDVEPEFTPVLNVLQPPGRVLDLGCGVGRLANVLAARGFEVTGVDDSPDMLAHLAPEVTGIEANLETLRLSTLFDHVIMASHLINEADAAMRSAFLHAATTHLAPGGRVYLGHYDAARMRGIDGGDGRSGRVVTRFDVLSRDGDVFDGRATYRLGERSWTQEFTAQLLDPGALRAVLAEAGLTVGDELSPTWTVARRVDDI; this comes from the coding sequence ATGACCGAATCACCGGTGACCAGAGACGGTTCCCCCGTCGAGGTCTACTTGAATCTGGACGTCGAGCCGGAGTTCACCCCGGTCCTGAACGTCCTGCAACCACCGGGCCGGGTCCTCGACCTGGGCTGCGGGGTTGGCCGCCTGGCCAATGTGTTGGCGGCCAGGGGATTCGAGGTCACCGGAGTAGACGACTCGCCCGACATGCTCGCCCACCTCGCCCCCGAGGTGACCGGGATCGAGGCGAACCTGGAAACCCTGCGACTGTCCACCCTCTTCGACCACGTGATCATGGCCAGTCATCTGATCAACGAGGCCGATGCGGCGATGCGGTCGGCGTTCCTGCATGCCGCCACCACGCATCTGGCACCCGGTGGCCGGGTGTATCTGGGGCATTACGACGCCGCCCGAATGCGCGGCATCGACGGTGGCGACGGCCGTTCGGGGCGGGTGGTCACCAGGTTCGACGTCCTCAGTCGCGACGGTGACGTCTTCGACGGTCGGGCGACATACCGGTTGGGGGAGCGGTCCTGGACGCAGGAGTTCACCGCCCAGCTGTTGGACCCGGGCGCACTGCGGGCGGTGCTCGCCGAGGCCGGTCTGACGGTGGGCGACGAACTGAGTCCCACATGGACGGTTGCCCGTCGCGTCGACGACATCTGA
- a CDS encoding LysR family transcriptional regulator → MIDVGALQALRSVAALGTLARAADELGFTASAVSQQIKRLERQVGVSVLAPAGRGVVLTPAGRAIADAAPEVFQALERCAEAAQSVSEGAPRGVLHVVAFSTGIRGLLAPAVRRLSVECPDLVLHITEQDPDQAVHSVDAGTADLALVHDADGLPAALPSSLTQRSVHTDVGDLVMNRTHPLARIDRPLVSTDLVGHTWATSPPGTVCHQWFRRLFADVPEDPDVRHLVDDFATQLALIAADDLVALIPRLARPPFPDGVVSRPLRRQPKREVHAVWRHSAGASPSVRAVLAELERIPAVDRAD, encoded by the coding sequence ATGATCGATGTGGGTGCACTACAGGCGTTGCGCTCGGTGGCGGCCCTGGGCACGCTGGCCCGGGCCGCCGATGAGCTCGGCTTCACCGCTTCCGCGGTCTCGCAGCAGATCAAACGGCTGGAACGGCAGGTCGGGGTATCGGTGCTGGCCCCGGCGGGGCGGGGGGTCGTGCTCACTCCGGCGGGGCGGGCGATCGCCGACGCCGCGCCCGAGGTGTTCCAGGCGCTGGAGCGGTGCGCCGAGGCGGCTCAGTCGGTCTCGGAGGGGGCGCCACGCGGTGTGCTGCACGTCGTCGCGTTCTCGACGGGCATCCGCGGTCTACTGGCTCCCGCCGTGCGGCGCCTGTCCGTGGAGTGCCCCGACCTCGTCCTGCACATCACCGAGCAGGACCCCGATCAGGCGGTTCACAGCGTCGACGCCGGCACCGCCGACCTCGCGCTGGTTCACGACGCGGACGGACTCCCGGCGGCGCTACCGTCGTCACTGACCCAGCGCAGCGTCCACACCGACGTCGGTGACCTGGTCATGAACCGGACACATCCGCTCGCCCGAATCGATCGCCCGCTGGTGAGCACGGACCTCGTCGGTCACACCTGGGCGACGAGTCCTCCCGGGACCGTATGCCACCAGTGGTTTAGACGACTGTTCGCCGATGTGCCCGAAGACCCCGATGTGCGTCACCTCGTCGACGACTTCGCCACTCAACTGGCGTTGATCGCCGCTGACGACCTGGTCGCGTTGATACCTCGATTGGCTCGTCCGCCGTTTCCCGACGGCGTCGTCTCCCGCCCGCTGCGACGGCAGCCCAAACGGGAGGTGCACGCGGTGTGGCGTCACAGTGCCGGAGCCAGCCCCTCGGTTCGCGCGGTGCTGGCGGAGCTGGAGCGGATCCCCGCCGTGGACCGGGCCGATTGA
- the dapA gene encoding 4-hydroxy-tetrahydrodipicolinate synthase — protein sequence MTDTQPADLVFGTNLVAMVTPMDADGTISETGIANLVEHLVTTGCDGIVVNGTTGESPTLTEAETAHLIRTVTTLVDGRARVIAGVGTNDTVSSIRRACEAEGAGADGLLLVSPYYSKPTQAGLIAHCRAVADATELPVILYDIPGRTGIAFAESTLIELAAHPRIRAVKDAKGDMYEAMSIMDKTELAYYCGIDELNLPYLACGATGVLSVVGNIVADRNAELIRAVGVGDLAAARKIHNELGPLTDAVMRTSSGAIMAKAALAELGVIPHATVRLPLVESPSEDLRRLTDALATVAVTV from the coding sequence ATGACCGACACTCAACCGGCTGACCTCGTCTTCGGCACCAACCTGGTGGCCATGGTGACGCCGATGGACGCCGACGGGACGATCAGCGAAACCGGAATCGCCAACCTCGTCGAACACCTGGTGACCACCGGATGCGACGGCATCGTGGTCAACGGCACCACCGGCGAGTCACCGACGCTCACCGAAGCCGAAACGGCTCACCTCATACGGACCGTCACCACGTTGGTCGACGGCCGCGCCCGGGTCATCGCCGGTGTCGGCACCAACGACACCGTCAGCAGTATCCGGCGGGCGTGTGAGGCCGAGGGCGCCGGAGCCGACGGGCTGTTGCTGGTGAGCCCCTACTACTCCAAACCGACCCAGGCCGGTCTGATCGCCCACTGCCGCGCGGTGGCCGACGCCACCGAACTGCCGGTGATCCTCTACGACATCCCGGGGCGCACCGGAATAGCCTTCGCCGAGTCCACACTGATCGAACTGGCCGCGCATCCACGTATCCGGGCGGTCAAGGACGCCAAGGGTGACATGTACGAGGCGATGTCCATCATGGATAAGACCGAGCTGGCCTACTACTGCGGCATCGACGAACTCAACCTGCCGTACCTCGCGTGCGGCGCGACCGGAGTCCTCAGCGTCGTCGGCAACATCGTCGCCGACCGCAACGCCGAACTCATCCGCGCCGTCGGCGTCGGCGACCTGGCCGCGGCACGCAAGATCCACAATGAACTTGGTCCGTTGACCGACGCGGTCATGCGCACCTCGTCGGGGGCCATCATGGCCAAGGCCGCGCTGGCCGAACTCGGCGTCATTCCACACGCCACGGTCCGTTTGCCGCTGGTCGAATCGCCGTCGGAGGATCTACGGCGACTCACCGATGCGCTGGCCACCGTGGCCGTGACCGTCTGA
- a CDS encoding GTP-binding protein, whose product MADRPTNGRVTSAKIVIAGGFGVGKTTLVGSVSEITPLTTEAIMTSASEGVDNNDLVAQKTTTTVAMDFGRITIDNDLILYLFGTPGQTRFWFMWDELVRGAIGAVVIVDTRRLADSFAAIDFFEHRRLPYLVAVNQFDGKQFHDIEDVREALAVAPQTPIVPCDARHRESTKSVLINLVEYVLSMHRSRTNAGAGAAN is encoded by the coding sequence GTGGCTGACCGCCCTACAAACGGACGGGTGACCTCGGCGAAGATTGTTATCGCCGGTGGCTTTGGCGTAGGAAAAACCACCCTGGTGGGCTCGGTCTCGGAGATCACTCCGCTGACCACCGAGGCCATCATGACCTCCGCGTCGGAAGGGGTGGACAATAACGACCTTGTCGCGCAGAAGACCACCACGACCGTGGCGATGGACTTCGGTCGTATCACGATCGACAACGATTTGATCCTGTACCTGTTCGGTACCCCGGGCCAGACCCGTTTCTGGTTCATGTGGGACGAACTGGTGCGCGGCGCCATCGGCGCCGTGGTCATCGTGGACACCCGTCGTCTCGCGGATTCCTTTGCCGCCATCGACTTCTTCGAACACCGCCGCTTGCCCTACCTCGTCGCGGTGAACCAGTTCGACGGAAAACAGTTCCACGACATCGAAGACGTCCGTGAAGCCCTTGCCGTAGCCCCGCAAACCCCCATCGTGCCCTGCGATGCCCGCCACCGTGAGTCCACCAAGTCCGTGCTCATCAACTTGGTCGAGTACGTGCTGTCCATGCACCGTTCTCGTACCAACGCCGGTGCCGGTGCCGCGAACTAG
- a CDS encoding DUF742 domain-containing protein, with protein MTALGEAMVIDRDDSVGVGALVRPYAVTRGRTRPRLDIAMEALVETTARGRSGGFLAGQEQQTIAGMCGVGLQSMAEIAARMQMPLGVARVLVADMAADGLLAVHEPAGISDGDDVVGTELLERVLSGLRRL; from the coding sequence ATGACAGCGTTGGGAGAAGCGATGGTTATCGATCGTGATGATTCGGTCGGCGTTGGCGCACTTGTGCGTCCATATGCAGTCACGCGCGGTCGTACCCGGCCCCGGCTGGATATCGCCATGGAAGCGTTGGTAGAAACGACTGCGAGAGGTCGGTCCGGTGGTTTCCTTGCCGGGCAAGAACAGCAGACTATTGCCGGCATGTGTGGTGTCGGCTTGCAGTCGATGGCGGAGATCGCCGCTCGTATGCAGATGCCGCTGGGAGTCGCGCGGGTCCTCGTAGCCGACATGGCTGCGGACGGCCTGCTCGCGGTTCACGAACCGGCTGGCATATCCGACGGTGACGATGTGGTCGGGACCGAACTGCTCGAAAGAGTGCTCAGTGGACTTCGGAGGCTTTGA
- a CDS encoding roadblock/LC7 domain-containing protein, protein MTTQTGVQDLGWLLAGFAERVPGVAHAVAVSADGLLMAASRNLPRDRADQLAAVASGMVSLTQGASRCFEGGAVLQTVVEMDNGFLFLMSISDGSSFAVLASRTCDVGQVGYEMALLVDRVGVALTPEARGGNGSGGA, encoded by the coding sequence ATGACGACGCAGACAGGCGTGCAGGATCTCGGCTGGCTGCTGGCCGGATTCGCCGAACGCGTACCAGGGGTGGCTCACGCGGTCGCGGTGTCGGCGGACGGTCTGCTGATGGCCGCGTCCCGAAACCTTCCCCGAGACCGGGCCGACCAGTTGGCGGCGGTGGCCTCCGGAATGGTGAGTTTGACCCAGGGCGCGTCGCGGTGCTTTGAGGGTGGAGCGGTTTTGCAGACCGTCGTGGAAATGGACAACGGTTTTTTGTTCCTCATGTCCATCAGTGACGGGTCGTCTTTCGCGGTTCTCGCGTCACGTACCTGCGATGTTGGGCAAGTCGGATACGAAATGGCACTTCTGGTCGACCGGGTGGGCGTGGCATTGACGCCGGAGGCTCGCGGTGGTAACGGCTCAGGGGGTGCGTGA
- a CDS encoding sensor histidine kinase, producing MSKRSTTEASVAPPRRRLGLPRLADMRIRSKLGLILLLPITVLVGMAGIRLYESSSQALSSGDAAALVEFNALANELLFGLQAERAEAAIQINKDALDLDEELEAVDRFESAVSEADTMILNYRAGRGDLPIDTETPRFAQVLDNIDSALGRMGELRQLVREGDAKQGDLNEYGAIINWLLLINDHTVDVSTDLDLTRDLRVSGLVTEANENSERIRLTVYQMESGDEIGQAHYTQLLFLLLGREQALKELTETTTPEQNQTLNDSETGLGASSSRNANTFEAAILNATPDSRPPINHAELIDAYNDRTAVSYTFVRSVEADTVALAGEVRNQVVQQVLIEMSLVLITLIVAVLLALLIARSMAMSLRRLREGALDVAHVALPQAVASMRDSDGIGQRSPDEIVAELDDPLKMDNRDEIGTVAGAFNLVHREAIRTAAEQAALQSSVSQMFVNLARRSQNLVDRLIGHLDRLERGEEDPDRLAELFQLDHLATRMRRNDENLLVLAGADSTRVERTSAQIGDVLRAAQSEVEQYTRIEFGTVLADSEVEPGAINDIVHLIAELLDNATAFSPPDTAVIAEARQVGNDILVRITDRGIGMSPTQLNEINTQLADMPSVGISASRMMGLVVVGRLSHRHNLRVTLQEGPGRGTVAEVILPPQVLTGGAAPSTSGRMLDAAPPPPPPIDMPPYGGSRDSQRSSLFEPMDTSGAPQVEPFAPPQATNGSGGANGSELPRREREESGAMAGSTGVSFYPGDQADGGLPRRKIMEVTGEIVAEGAPDAGAVALPMIRLDAAPLPGPAPEFPSQPDGPPSWPAGAGDAPTADPVAQAAGRYPAMDETMELPIFREVESAWFKSSTPAPRPAVADSESVGYGEGGATIGQESSEAADSQGFAENNNSIVGSESGSSPDDLPTDQSPPTPKSAPEPGPSGLPRRQIGTPPEAPEVPEFDPVANRPESVAQDPRWRTAADQGWKVAAEKTALDPMESTEAGLPKRRPMERLVPGSVQEPAETMTRAPRRDPEGVRGLLSAYHRGVQRGRGNDR from the coding sequence GTGAGCAAGCGCAGCACGACGGAGGCGTCCGTCGCCCCGCCGCGGCGCAGGTTGGGCCTGCCACGGCTGGCCGATATGCGGATTCGCTCCAAACTGGGGCTCATCCTGCTCCTGCCGATCACGGTACTGGTGGGCATGGCCGGCATCCGGCTCTACGAGTCCAGCAGCCAGGCACTCTCCTCGGGAGACGCCGCCGCGCTCGTGGAGTTCAACGCGCTCGCCAACGAGCTGTTGTTCGGGCTCCAAGCCGAGCGCGCCGAGGCCGCCATTCAGATCAACAAGGATGCGCTGGACCTCGACGAGGAACTGGAAGCCGTCGACCGGTTCGAGTCGGCGGTGTCCGAAGCCGACACGATGATTCTGAATTACCGTGCCGGTCGCGGTGATCTGCCCATCGACACCGAGACCCCCCGGTTCGCGCAGGTCCTCGACAACATCGACTCCGCGCTCGGCCGAATGGGCGAACTGCGGCAGTTGGTCCGTGAGGGCGACGCCAAACAGGGTGACCTCAACGAGTACGGCGCCATCATCAACTGGCTGCTGCTCATCAACGACCACACCGTCGATGTCAGCACCGACCTCGACCTCACCCGTGATCTGCGGGTCAGTGGTCTGGTCACCGAGGCCAACGAGAACTCCGAACGTATCCGGCTGACCGTCTACCAGATGGAAAGCGGCGACGAGATCGGTCAGGCCCACTACACCCAGCTGTTGTTCCTGCTGTTGGGGCGGGAACAGGCGCTGAAGGAACTCACCGAGACCACCACCCCTGAACAGAACCAGACCCTCAACGACTCCGAGACCGGTCTGGGAGCCAGTTCCAGTCGTAACGCCAACACCTTCGAGGCGGCGATCCTCAACGCCACCCCCGACTCTCGTCCTCCGATCAACCACGCCGAGCTGATTGACGCCTACAACGACCGGACCGCGGTCAGTTACACCTTCGTGCGGTCGGTCGAGGCGGACACCGTCGCGCTGGCCGGTGAGGTCCGCAACCAGGTCGTCCAGCAGGTGCTCATCGAGATGTCGCTGGTCTTGATCACCCTGATCGTGGCGGTCCTGCTGGCGCTGTTGATCGCCCGCTCGATGGCGATGTCGCTGCGTCGACTCCGCGAGGGCGCTCTGGACGTGGCCCACGTCGCGCTGCCACAGGCGGTGGCCTCGATGCGTGACTCCGACGGAATCGGCCAACGCTCGCCCGATGAGATCGTGGCGGAGCTGGACGACCCGCTGAAGATGGACAACCGCGACGAGATCGGTACCGTGGCCGGGGCCTTCAACCTGGTCCACCGTGAGGCGATCCGTACCGCGGCCGAACAGGCGGCGCTGCAATCGTCGGTGTCGCAGATGTTCGTCAACCTCGCCCGCCGAAGCCAGAACCTGGTCGACCGTCTGATCGGTCACCTGGACCGGCTCGAACGCGGTGAGGAGGACCCCGACCGGTTGGCCGAGCTGTTCCAGCTGGACCACCTGGCGACCCGAATGCGTCGCAACGACGAGAACCTCCTGGTGTTGGCCGGTGCGGACTCCACCCGTGTGGAGCGCACGTCGGCGCAGATCGGTGACGTGTTGCGGGCCGCGCAGTCCGAGGTCGAGCAGTACACCCGAATCGAGTTCGGCACGGTGCTGGCCGATTCCGAGGTCGAACCCGGTGCCATCAACGACATCGTGCACCTCATCGCGGAGCTGCTGGACAACGCGACCGCGTTCTCGCCGCCGGACACCGCCGTGATCGCGGAGGCACGTCAGGTCGGCAACGACATTCTCGTGCGGATCACCGACCGGGGTATCGGCATGTCGCCGACCCAGCTGAATGAGATCAACACGCAGCTGGCCGACATGCCGTCGGTGGGCATCTCCGCGTCGCGGATGATGGGTCTGGTCGTCGTCGGGCGACTGTCTCACCGGCACAACCTGCGTGTGACCCTCCAGGAGGGTCCAGGTCGGGGAACCGTCGCCGAGGTCATCCTGCCACCGCAGGTGCTCACCGGTGGCGCCGCGCCGTCGACCAGCGGTCGGATGCTCGACGCCGCCCCGCCACCTCCGCCGCCGATCGACATGCCGCCCTACGGCGGCAGCCGGGATTCGCAGCGCAGCAGCCTGTTCGAGCCGATGGACACCTCCGGCGCCCCTCAGGTCGAGCCGTTCGCGCCGCCGCAGGCGACCAACGGTTCGGGTGGAGCCAACGGTTCCGAGCTGCCTCGCCGGGAGCGTGAGGAGTCCGGCGCGATGGCCGGTTCGACCGGCGTCTCCTTCTATCCGGGCGACCAGGCCGACGGCGGCCTGCCTCGTCGCAAGATCATGGAGGTCACCGGCGAGATCGTCGCCGAGGGTGCGCCCGACGCCGGTGCGGTCGCCCTTCCGATGATCCGATTGGACGCGGCTCCGTTGCCGGGACCGGCGCCGGAGTTCCCGAGCCAGCCGGACGGTCCGCCGTCGTGGCCGGCTGGAGCCGGTGACGCGCCCACCGCCGACCCGGTCGCGCAGGCGGCCGGTCGGTACCCGGCGATGGACGAGACCATGGAACTGCCGATCTTCCGAGAGGTCGAGTCGGCGTGGTTCAAGTCGAGCACTCCCGCGCCGCGTCCGGCGGTAGCGGACAGTGAGTCCGTCGGATACGGTGAGGGTGGCGCGACCATTGGTCAGGAGTCGTCGGAAGCCGCCGACTCCCAAGGTTTTGCCGAGAACAACAACTCCATAGTGGGCTCTGAGTCGGGTTCGTCTCCGGACGACCTTCCGACCGACCAGTCGCCGCCCACTCCAAAGTCGGCGCCGGAGCCGGGTCCCAGCGGGCTGCCCAGGCGCCAGATCGGAACACCGCCGGAAGCCCCGGAGGTGCCCGAGTTCGACCCGGTGGCCAATCGACCCGAGTCGGTCGCTCAGGATCCCCGCTGGCGTACTGCTGCTGACCAGGGTTGGAAGGTCGCGGCGGAGAAGACCGCCTTGGACCCGATGGAGTCCACAGAGGCAGGTCTACCCAAGCGGCGGCCGATGGAACGGTTGGTGCCTGGATCGGTCCAGGAGCCTGCCGAGACGATGACGCGGGCACCACGACGCGACCCGGAAGGCGTTCGTGGATTGTTGTCGGCATACCACCGGGGTGTCCAGCGTGGACGAGGTAACGATCGATGA